From Persicobacter psychrovividus, one genomic window encodes:
- a CDS encoding aldo/keto reductase, with amino-acid sequence MNTDRNNKLPALFSPVIAGTMTWGKWGAQFNTKEYLALIEACLENGIDTFDHADIYGNYSTEQEFGKALADHSSLRSSMKIITKCGICMPCDARPAFTTKHYDYSAKHIRSSVEQSLTNFNTDYLDFLLLHRPSPLVDTSVVAEVFDELKQEGKVLHFGVSNFTPSQFEHLNSLTPLSTNQVECNLLKPDAFTDGTFDQARQKGYQPTIWSPLGGGKLFKAEKGERENRIIDAAQPIMEKYGVQLDQLLLIWLCQHPALPVPVLGTTKIQRLKDALEGLQHQLTTQEWFVLYEAYLGEEIP; translated from the coding sequence ATGAATACTGATCGTAACAATAAGCTACCCGCTCTTTTCTCCCCTGTAATTGCAGGAACCATGACATGGGGAAAGTGGGGTGCACAATTTAATACCAAGGAATATCTTGCCCTTATAGAGGCCTGTTTAGAAAATGGCATTGATACTTTTGACCATGCTGATATTTATGGAAATTACTCCACTGAACAGGAATTTGGGAAGGCCTTGGCGGATCACAGCAGCCTGAGATCTTCCATGAAGATTATTACAAAATGTGGTATTTGCATGCCTTGCGACGCTCGTCCAGCTTTTACTACAAAACATTATGATTACAGCGCAAAACATATTCGTTCCTCCGTTGAACAATCGCTGACGAATTTTAATACGGATTACCTTGATTTTTTACTTCTTCACCGACCAAGCCCCTTAGTGGACACCTCGGTTGTTGCAGAAGTTTTTGACGAACTCAAGCAAGAAGGTAAAGTGCTCCACTTTGGAGTTTCCAATTTTACACCCAGCCAATTTGAGCATCTTAATAGTCTTACACCGCTGTCCACCAACCAGGTAGAGTGCAATTTACTAAAGCCTGATGCATTTACAGACGGGACCTTTGATCAAGCCCGACAAAAAGGCTACCAGCCAACCATCTGGTCTCCTTTAGGCGGAGGGAAATTATTCAAAGCGGAAAAAGGCGAACGAGAAAACAGGATCATTGACGCTGCTCAGCCCATCATGGAAAAATATGGTGTGCAACTCGATCAGCTACTGTTGATTTGGTTATGTCAGCATCCTGCACTACCTGTACCCGTGCTTGGAACAACAAAAATACAGCGATTGAAAGACGCCCTTGAAGGATTGCAACATCAATTGACGACCCAGGAATGGTTCGTATTGTATGAGGCATATCTTGGCGAAGAAATTCCTTGA
- a CDS encoding HNH endonuclease — protein MKNLQKHALLLNADYSALAVCDSYKAFLLVYLNKAELVNQAEGEYLRTINHRYPLPSIIKLKNYVNVPFQKVILSKPNIFKRDNHQCVYCDETKDLTLDHLIPRSKGGPSTWKNLVTACKRCNAKKGDRSIEQANMTLRHQPFRPSFLLMLKNTIKTNKSWRQYLQSS, from the coding sequence ATGAAGAATTTACAAAAACACGCCCTTCTACTCAATGCTGATTACAGTGCTTTAGCAGTATGTGACAGTTACAAGGCCTTTTTATTGGTATATTTGAATAAAGCTGAATTAGTCAATCAGGCTGAAGGAGAATATCTGCGCACCATTAACCATCGCTATCCGCTGCCGTCCATCATCAAGCTGAAAAATTATGTTAATGTCCCATTTCAGAAAGTGATTCTTTCTAAGCCCAATATATTCAAAAGGGACAATCATCAGTGTGTTTACTGTGACGAAACCAAGGACCTCACCCTTGACCACCTCATTCCTCGTTCGAAAGGCGGACCTTCCACCTGGAAAAACCTCGTAACAGCCTGTAAAAGATGCAATGCAAAAAAAGGAGATAGGAGCATTGAACAAGCCAATATGACTTTGCGCCATCAACCCTTTAGGCCCTCTTTTCTATTGATGCTTAAAAATACCATCAAGACCAATAAAAGCTGGCGCCAGTATCTTCAGTCCTCCTAA
- a CDS encoding cystathionine beta-synthase translates to MDSLDLIGKTPMVKVNRIDTGVCDLYLKMESLNPGGSIKDRIGLSMIIDAEEKGYLKPGGTIVEATAGNTGIGLALVAAVKGYELILVIPDKMSQEKVQHLRAMGTKIIITRSDVNKGHPAYYQDLAKKIAQETPNAYYINQFENSANPKAHYTTTGPEIAEQLQGKVDAIVVGVGSSGTVTGLSKYFKAHYPATEIILADPKGSIMADFINKGKFDQAGSWVVEGIGEDFVPDIGDFSAVSEAITVDDETSLNTARELLRKEGLLGGSSSGTLLAAAIAYCKAQTSPKNVVTFVCDTGNKYLSKMYNDFWMKDRGFIRQEQFGDLRDLLSRRYDLGEVVTLKKEDTVDMALNNMKLYEISQLPIMDQDKIIGIVDESDLLVALNDQQLNFNHPVSNCMTSDLKLINKEASLSELQSLLKQGLTAILIDQGKFLGLITPIDLLNYMRKTLK, encoded by the coding sequence ATGGATAGCCTTGACCTGATTGGTAAAACGCCAATGGTGAAGGTAAATCGTATAGACACAGGCGTTTGTGATTTATACCTGAAAATGGAATCGCTCAACCCCGGTGGGTCTATAAAAGATCGAATTGGTTTGTCGATGATCATTGATGCCGAAGAAAAGGGCTATTTAAAACCTGGAGGAACCATTGTAGAAGCCACTGCTGGAAATACGGGCATTGGCTTGGCATTGGTCGCCGCTGTAAAAGGATACGAATTAATTTTGGTGATTCCTGATAAAATGAGTCAGGAGAAAGTGCAGCACCTGCGTGCAATGGGCACTAAAATTATTATCACAAGATCTGATGTAAACAAAGGTCATCCAGCATATTACCAAGATTTAGCTAAAAAAATTGCCCAAGAAACCCCCAACGCCTATTATATCAATCAGTTTGAAAATAGCGCCAACCCTAAAGCACACTACACCACTACAGGTCCTGAAATTGCCGAGCAACTGCAAGGCAAGGTAGATGCGATTGTCGTAGGTGTAGGCTCTTCGGGAACGGTTACGGGCTTGAGCAAATATTTTAAAGCACACTATCCAGCGACTGAAATTATCCTTGCAGACCCAAAAGGCAGCATCATGGCGGACTTTATCAATAAAGGAAAGTTTGATCAGGCAGGCTCTTGGGTGGTCGAAGGAATCGGGGAGGATTTTGTTCCTGACATCGGTGATTTTTCGGCCGTAAGTGAAGCGATTACTGTCGATGATGAAACAAGCCTGAACACTGCACGGGAACTTCTTCGCAAGGAAGGTTTATTGGGTGGTTCTTCATCAGGAACACTCCTTGCAGCTGCCATCGCTTACTGTAAAGCGCAAACTTCACCCAAAAATGTCGTTACGTTTGTCTGCGACACAGGCAACAAATATCTGTCTAAGATGTACAATGATTTTTGGATGAAAGACCGTGGTTTTATCCGACAGGAACAATTCGGCGATTTAAGAGACCTCCTTTCTCGAAGGTATGACCTGGGGGAAGTGGTTACCTTAAAAAAGGAAGATACCGTGGATATGGCCTTGAATAACATGAAGCTGTATGAAATATCTCAACTTCCAATCATGGATCAGGATAAGATTATCGGTATAGTGGATGAGTCCGATCTTTTGGTGGCATTAAACGATCAACAACTGAACTTTAATCATCCTGTGAGTAACTGTATGACTTCCGATCTGAAACTCATTAACAAAGAAGCAAGCCTAAGTGAGTTACAATCATTGCTAAAACAGGGATTAACGGCAATACTGATCGATCAGGGTAAATTTCTTGGATTAATTACCCCGATTGATTTGCTAAATTACATGAGAAAAACATTAAAATAA
- the buk gene encoding butyrate kinase produces the protein MKSLKILTLNPGSTSTKIAVYSGELVLISETIKHQSEELDQFDTIFDQMELRKHTILECLSAANIEIDSLDMVIGRGGLLKPISSGIYEVNEDMLYDLVHGDLQHASNLGASIAHEIAKTSTKGIKAYIADPVVVDEMSEIAKLTGHPNFKRRSIFHALNHKAVARHYAGITKKPYDQMNLIIAHMGGGVSVGAHQNGKVVDVNQALDGEGPVSPERSGSLPAGDLIRAAFSGKYSEAEMLKMVVGHGGMVAYLGTNDAYKIEQLAEKGDESAIQFYELMAYQVSKEIGSLATIFAGSVDAIILTGGLAKSDYLVDKIKARVSFLSKVEVFPGEDEMYALAMNGIWLNQGILQLQTYKGRGEKESVNG, from the coding sequence ATGAAAAGTTTAAAAATATTAACCCTAAACCCAGGATCTACCTCAACCAAAATTGCTGTTTATAGTGGAGAGTTGGTTTTGATCTCTGAAACGATAAAACACCAAAGCGAGGAGCTGGATCAGTTCGACACCATTTTTGATCAAATGGAACTGCGCAAGCATACCATTTTGGAGTGTCTTTCTGCGGCAAACATTGAGATTGATTCTTTAGATATGGTCATTGGTCGTGGTGGACTGTTGAAACCAATTTCGTCGGGGATTTATGAGGTCAATGAGGATATGCTTTATGATTTGGTTCATGGTGATTTGCAGCATGCCTCCAATCTTGGCGCTTCAATTGCTCATGAAATTGCCAAAACCAGCACTAAAGGAATCAAGGCTTATATTGCAGACCCCGTGGTGGTCGATGAAATGTCTGAAATTGCCAAGCTGACAGGGCATCCAAATTTTAAGCGTCGTTCTATCTTTCATGCGCTCAATCATAAAGCCGTGGCGCGTCATTATGCAGGCATAACTAAAAAGCCTTATGACCAAATGAACTTGATCATCGCTCATATGGGCGGAGGCGTTTCAGTTGGCGCACACCAAAATGGAAAGGTCGTGGATGTTAATCAGGCACTCGATGGGGAAGGGCCAGTTTCACCTGAGCGTTCGGGGAGCTTACCCGCAGGCGATTTGATTCGTGCCGCCTTCAGTGGAAAATATTCAGAGGCTGAAATGCTGAAGATGGTTGTTGGACACGGTGGGATGGTCGCTTATTTGGGGACTAATGATGCCTATAAAATTGAACAACTTGCAGAAAAAGGAGATGAATCAGCTATTCAGTTTTATGAATTGATGGCCTATCAGGTGAGTAAAGAGATCGGCTCCCTTGCCACTATTTTTGCGGGTAGTGTGGATGCGATAATACTAACTGGTGGATTAGCAAAAAGTGATTACCTTGTTGATAAAATTAAAGCCCGCGTTTCTTTCTTATCCAAAGTAGAAGTATTTCCTGGGGAAGATGAAATGTATGCTTTGGCCATGAATGGCATTTGGTTGAATCAGGGAATCCTGCAATTACAGACTTATAAAGGACGCGGAGAAAAAGAAAGTGTAAACGGCTGA
- a CDS encoding bifunctional enoyl-CoA hydratase/phosphate acetyltransferase, whose protein sequence is MSLTKLSDLSQLLIDASIKPRLVVAVAADDYVLAAVSEAASAGYVFPILVGDADKIKMVIEQNNFVFNQVEIVDESDDDKAVYQAVAYIAEGKADILMKGLISTGTLLKRVLDKTFNLKASKVMSHLAFFEMPSQNRVVAVTDAAMNIDPDLNQKVAIVENSVSFMRKIGYELPKVAAIAAVEVVNPAMQATLDASALTVMNLRGQIKNCVIDGPLALDNAVSMESAQHKKITSDVAGQADLLLAPNLDSGNILYKAFAFIGHSPSAAVILGAKCPIVLTSRADSPQSKLNSIMLAAAALVLKD, encoded by the coding sequence ATGAGTTTAACGAAATTATCAGATTTGAGCCAACTGTTAATCGATGCATCCATTAAACCTCGTTTAGTGGTCGCAGTAGCTGCAGATGATTATGTTTTGGCGGCGGTGAGTGAGGCGGCGAGTGCTGGCTATGTTTTTCCTATCCTTGTTGGTGATGCGGATAAGATTAAGATGGTTATTGAGCAAAATAATTTCGTTTTCAATCAGGTTGAAATTGTTGATGAGTCCGATGATGATAAAGCCGTTTATCAGGCCGTTGCATATATAGCAGAAGGTAAGGCTGACATTCTAATGAAGGGCCTTATATCAACGGGTACATTGTTAAAGCGTGTTCTTGATAAGACGTTTAATCTGAAAGCTTCTAAAGTGATGTCTCATTTGGCATTTTTTGAGATGCCGAGTCAAAATAGGGTAGTGGCAGTTACAGATGCTGCAATGAATATCGATCCTGATCTCAACCAAAAGGTAGCGATTGTAGAAAACTCAGTGAGCTTCATGCGAAAAATAGGCTATGAATTGCCTAAAGTAGCAGCCATAGCTGCTGTTGAAGTTGTTAATCCTGCAATGCAAGCCACCTTGGATGCCTCGGCACTGACGGTAATGAATCTTCGTGGTCAGATTAAAAATTGTGTGATAGATGGTCCTTTGGCTTTGGACAATGCCGTGAGTATGGAAAGTGCTCAGCATAAAAAAATCACTTCTGATGTGGCGGGACAGGCAGACCTGCTTTTGGCACCAAATTTGGATTCAGGTAATATACTATATAAAGCCTTTGCGTTTATTGGGCATAGCCCCAGTGCGGCGGTAATTTTAGGCGCCAAATGCCCTATAGTATTGACCTCGCGTGCGGACAGCCCACAATCGAAACTGAACTCTATTATGTTGGCTGCTGCAGCACTTGTTTTAAAAGATTAA
- a CDS encoding ParA family protein, with amino-acid sequence MTKKQPIILAFANRKGGVAKTTSVASMGACLAKLGYRTLIMDLDSQGNLSNGLGFEMSDDRNITSVFRKNYKLEDIIISLEENLHMTCSNDSLADYETELNASLGREFKLKKTIAEIHDKYDFILLDCPPSLGIITVNALVAASRVIVPLHAQKYSLDGLRKVISIIEEIKDAGANNELALAGAFFTQYNSRAVLSQEAVNQVSELIGDDILMKTNIRQNISLAESVEIGQHILDYAPTSNGAKDYLNLTKELVETFN; translated from the coding sequence ATGACAAAGAAACAACCCATTATTTTAGCATTTGCCAACCGCAAAGGGGGAGTGGCAAAAACAACAAGTGTCGCCAGTATGGGCGCATGCTTAGCCAAATTAGGATACCGTACCTTGATCATGGACTTGGACTCGCAGGGCAACCTTTCCAATGGTTTGGGCTTTGAAATGTCTGATGACCGAAACATCACGTCAGTATTCCGAAAAAATTACAAGCTCGAAGACATCATTATTTCATTGGAGGAAAACCTGCACATGACTTGTAGTAACGATTCTCTTGCTGATTATGAAACAGAGTTGAACGCAAGCCTGGGCCGAGAATTTAAGCTCAAAAAAACCATTGCCGAAATTCATGACAAATATGATTTCATTTTATTGGATTGCCCTCCATCGCTTGGAATCATAACCGTTAACGCATTGGTCGCAGCAAGCCGCGTGATTGTGCCTTTGCATGCACAAAAATACAGCCTCGATGGATTACGTAAAGTCATTTCCATTATTGAGGAAATAAAAGATGCTGGTGCGAATAATGAATTGGCTTTGGCGGGTGCTTTTTTCACTCAGTATAATAGCCGTGCAGTCCTTTCACAGGAAGCCGTGAATCAGGTAAGCGAACTGATTGGAGATGATATATTGATGAAAACCAATATCCGTCAGAATATCTCCCTGGCTGAATCTGTAGAAATAGGGCAACATATTCTTGATTATGCACCGACTTCCAACGGGGCAAAAGATTACCTCAACTTAACAAAAGAATTGGTCGAAACTTTTAATTGA